In Juglans regia cultivar Chandler chromosome 13, Walnut 2.0, whole genome shotgun sequence, the following proteins share a genomic window:
- the LOC109018818 gene encoding LEAF RUST 10 DISEASE-RESISTANCE LOCUS RECEPTOR-LIKE PROTEIN KINASE-like 2.4 — MGFCFEGSKRALVYEFMPNGSLEKFIYKKYPSKVDHQLEWKTLYKIAVGIARGLEYLHKGCNARILHFDIKPHNILLDKNYHPKISDFGLAKICSRDESIISMLGTRGTVGYIAPEVFSRNFGGISHKSDVYSYGMMVLEMVGGRKNIDNEGDRTSEIYFPHWVYKRLELDEELSLQSLVMNEEDRESAKKMIIVGLWCIQTDPSNRPAMGRVLDMLEGSSEYLEIPPKPFLSSPSRSPQTKLSFDSSTTMDVL; from the coding sequence ATGGGCTTTTGTTTTGAGGGTTCCAAACGAGCACTCGTTTATGAGTTTATGCCTAATGGATCACTTGAAAAGTTTATATACAAGAAATATCCTTCAAAGGTTGATCATCAACTGGAGTGGAAAACATTATACAAGATTGCAGTTGGAATAGCTCGAGGACTAGAGTACTTGCATAAAGGTTGCAATGCACGAATCTTGCATTTTGATATAAAGCCTCACAACATTCTTTTAGACAAGAACTACCATCCAAAAATATCTGATTTTGGTCTTGCAAAGATATGTTCAAGAGACGAGAGTATTATATCTATGTTGGGCACTAGAGGGACTGTAGGATATATAGCTCCAGAAGTATTTAGTAGAAATTTTGGAGGGATCTCTCACAAGTCTGATGTTTATAGCTATGGAatgatggttttagaaatgGTTGGGGGTAGAAAGAACATAGATAACGAGGGTGATCGTACTAGTGAAATATACTTTCCTCATTGGGTTTACAAGCGTCTTGAACTAGATGAAGAACTAAGCTTGCAAAGCCTCGTGATGAATGAAGAGGATCGTGAAAGTGCGAAGAAGATGATAATTGTGGGTTTGTGGTGCATACAAACCGACCCTTCAAATCGGCCAGCAATGGGTAGAGTTTTGGATATGTTGGAAGGGAGTTCTGAGTACTTGGAAATCCCACCCAAGCCTTTCTTGTCCTCCCCATCAAGATCACCTCAGACAAAATTGTCATTTGATTCTTCCACGACAATGGATGTCTTATAG
- the LOC109018821 gene encoding probable leucine-rich repeat receptor-like protein kinase At1g68400: MVKPALFVLHFTAYLLILLFFHSQAYMDSDRKALMAFKAASDTANKLTTWNSTSSLCDWYGVSCLHDRVSRLVLENLDLRGSFHPLTALTRLRVLSLKRNRLSGPIPDLSNITGLKLLFLSYNNFSGGFPQSVPSLFRLYRLDLSYNNLSGDVPLEVNGLTHLLTLRLEENQFSGSISRLSLPNLQDLNVSGNHLSGEIPKSFSGFPESAFSQNHALCGSPLLNCKSVTTNPKIPGSNGAIASPLMPGTNPTTVVASSPSSLPSSATPTRSVSIHHSGTSKLSTVALIAIILGDVFVLAVVSLILYCYFWRSYATKMREGKRSKLLESEKIVYSSSPYPVQNGFDRGRMVFFEGVKRFELEDLLRASAEMLGKGGFGTAYKAVLDDGNVVAVKRLKDASVGGKREFEQHMEVLGRLRHPNIVSLRAYYFAREEKLLVYDYMPNGSLFWLLHGNRGPGRTPLDWTTRLKIAAGASRGLTFIHNSCKSLRLTHGNVKSTNILLDRTGNARVSDFGLSVFAAPTVATPRSNGYRAPESLDVRKLTQKSDVYSFGVLLLELLTGKCPSVVDNGGPGGGYGGGVVDLPRWVQSVVREEWTAEVFDLELMRYKDIEEEMVGLLQIAMSCTAASPDQRPKMSQVVKMIEEIRGVEMSPCDDNLDSVSESPSVSEDACGANHD; encoded by the exons ATGGTGAAACCCGCCCTCTTTGTTCTACATTTCACTGCCTACCTCCTCatccttcttttctttcactCGCAAGCTTACATGGATTCAGATAGGAAAGCTCTAATGGCATTCAAAGCCGCCTCTGACACTGCCAACAAGCTCACCACCTGGAACTCCACCTCTAGCCTATGCGACTGGTACGGCGTTTCCTGCCTCCACGACCGTGTCTCGAGGCTTGTTCTCGAGAACCTAGATCTCCGTGGTTCCTTTCATCCCCTAACCGCCCTGACTCGGCTCCGGGTTCTAAGCCTCAAGCGAAACCGCCTATCGGGTCCCATTCCCGACCTCTCCAACATCACGGGTCTCAagcttctcttcctttcctaCAATAACTTTTCCGGCGGCTTCCCGCAGTCCGTTCCGTCGCTTTTCCGGCTTTACCGCCTCGATCTATCATACAATAACTTGTCCGGCGACGTTCCGTTGGAGGTCAACGGTTTGACCCACCTTCTCACTCTCCGGCTCGAGGAGAACCAGTTTTCAGGTTCCATTTCCCGTCTGAGCCTCCCTAATCTACAAGACTTAAACGTCTCAGGTAATCACCTCTCCGGTGAAATACCGAAATCCTTCTCGGGTTTCCCAGAATCAGCTTTTTCTCAAAACCACGCTCTCTGTGGGTCACCATTGCTAAACTGCAAGAGCGTCACAACCAACCCGAAGATACCCGGATCCAACGGAGCCATAGCCTCGCCGTTAATGCCGGGTACTAACCCCACCACTGTAGTGGCATCATCGCCGAGTTCACTCCCTTCAAGCGCCACCCCGACCAGATCGGTTAGTATTCACCACTCCGGAACCTCCAAATTAAGCACGGTGGCTTTAATCGCCATAATCCTCGGCGATGTGTTTGTCCTGGCTGTGGTCTCTCTCATCCTCTACTGCTACTTTTGGCGAAGCTACGCGACCAAAATGCGGGAGGGCAAGAGGTCGAAGCTCCTGGAGAGCGAGAAGATCGTTTACTCATCGAGCCCCTACCCGGTACAGAACGGGTTCGACAGGGGTCGAATGGTGTTCTTCGAGGGTGTGAAGCGGTTCGAGCTGGAGGATCTTCTTCGTGCCTCGGCGGAGATGTTGGGGAAAGGTGGGTTCGGGACAGCGTACAAGGCGGTGctggatgatggaaatgtgGTGGCGGTGAAGAGGCTGAAGGATGCAAGCGTGGGAGGGAAGAGAGAGTTTGAGCAGCACATGGAGGTGCTGGGACGGCTGAGGCATCCCAATATTGTTAGTCTGAGGGCTTACTACTTTGCTAGAGAGGAGAAGTTGCTGGTCTATGATTACATGCCTAATGGGAGCTTGTTTTGGCTTCTTCATG GTAACAGAGGACCTGGGCGAACCCCACTGGACTGGACCACTAGGCTAAAGATCGCAGCCGGAGCGTCTCGAGGCCTAACCTTTATTCACAACTCATGCAAGTCCCTGAGGCTCACCCACGGCAACGTCAAGTCCACCAACATCCTCCTCGACAGAACCGGCAACGCACGAGTTTCCGACTTCGGGCTCTCTGTCTTCGCCGCCCCCACCGTGGCGACCCCACGTTCCAACGGCTACCGCGCACCGGAATCGTTGGATGTTCGGAAACTCACCCAGAAATCCGACGTCTACTCTTTCGGTGTTCTTCTCCTTGAACTGCTCACCGGGAAGTGCCCTTCCGTGGTGGACAACGGTGGGCCAGGAGGAGGGTACGGAGGTGGGGTCGTTGACCTTCCGAGGTGGGTCCAGTCTGTGGTCAGAGAGGAATGGACGGCTGAGGTTTTCGATTTGGAGCTGATGAGGTACAAGGACATCGAGGAGGAGATGGTGGGGCTGTTGCAAATTGCCATGTCGTGTACCGCTGCTTCCCCCGATCAACGGCCCAAAATGAGCCAAGTCGTCAAGATGATCGAGGAGATACGTGGGGTCGAGATGTCGCCGTGCGACGACAACTTGGACTCTGTTTCGGAGTCCCCTTCAGTGTCCGAGGATGCCTGCGGAGCTAATCATGActga
- the LOC109018817 gene encoding glycosyltransferase BC10-like — translation MKGQNQNPINSVSKLLINSQLHPHYILSYFVLFGCGLTFGVILSFYLQSVSFSLQFFQLSFPANLPPSLPSSQLLEPSLTAGTSTGRIGLKEYLKPPSAMHDMDDEELLWRASMVPRIREYPFDRVPKVAFMFLTRGPVILGPLWEKFFKGHEGFYTIYVHSNPSYNGSYPESPAFHGRRIPSKEVQWGKVNMIEAERRLLANALLDISNQRFILLSESCIPLFNFSTVYSYLLNSTQNYVMAYDDPSIVGRGRYIPRMRPEITLRQWRKGSQWFEMDRDLATEVVSDQKYFSIFQKLCSGSSCYADEHYLPTFVSIKFWERNSNRSLTWVDWSKGGPHPAKFYRTDVTVERLKMLRSGSKCEYRGNTTNICFLFARKFLPGTLERLLRFAPKLMHFNK, via the exons ATGAAGGGTCAAAACCAGAACCCAATAAACTCAGTTTCCAAGCTCTTAATTAATTCCCAGTTACATCCCCATTATATACTCTCCTATTTCGTCCTCTTTGGTTGTGGTTTAACGTTTGGGGTCATACTCAGTTTCTACCTCCAAAGCGTTTCATTTAGTCTACAATTCTTCCAGTTGTCGTTTCCAGCAAATTTACCGCCATCATTACCATCATCGCAATTGTTGGAGCCGAGTTTGACAGCAGGAACATCGACGGGTCGCATAGGACTGAAAGAGTACCTGAAGCCGCCTAGTGCTATGCACGACATGGATGATGAGGAACTGCTTTGGAGAGCTTCCATGGTTCCTCGGATTCGAGAATATCCGTTTGATAGAGTTCCAAAGGTTGCGTTCATGTTCTTGACGAGGGGACCTGTTATTTTGGGTCCACTGTGGGAGAAATTCTTCAAGGGGCACGAAGGATTCTACACAATTTACGTGCACTCAAATCCGTCTTATAACGGATCATATCCTGAAAGTCCCGCGTTTCATGGCCGAAGAATTCCTAGCAAG GAAGTCCAATGGGGAAAGGTGAACATGATAGAGGCTGAGCGCCGGCTACTAGCCAACGCCCTTCTTGATATCTCAAACCAACGTTTCATACTTCTCTCGGAGTCGTGCATTCCTCTCTTCAACTTCTCCACTGTTTACTCCTACCTTCTCAACTCAACCCAAAACTATGTCATGGCTTATGATGATCCCAGCATTGTTGGTCGAGGACGCTACATTCCTCGTATGAGACCCGAGATCACACTTCGGCAATGGAGAAAAGGGTCGCAATGGTTCGAGATGGACCGAGACCTAGCCACTGAAGTTGTCTCAGaccaaaaatatttctcaatttttcagAAGCTTTGCAGCGGTTCATCATGTTATGCAGATGAACATTACTTGCCAACTTTTGTGAGCATCAAGTTTTGGGAGAGGAATTCAAACAGGAGTTTGACTTGGGTAGACTGGTCAAAGGGTGGCCCCCATCCAGCTAAGTTTTATAGAACAGATGTGACAGTCGAGCGCTTGAAGATGTTGAGGAGCGGAAGCAAGTGCGAGTACAGAGGAAACACCACGAATATTTGCTTTCTGTTTGCCAGGAAATTTTTGCCTGGTACTCTCGAAAGGCTCTTGAGGTTTGCTCCAAAGCTCATGCACTTCAACAAATAG
- the LOC109015686 gene encoding LEAF RUST 10 DISEASE-RESISTANCE LOCUS RECEPTOR-LIKE PROTEIN KINASE-like 1.1 has protein sequence MASSSKSSVFFLLSYLVLLCSAKDDIIEGCTKEFDCGRPGMKFRFPLFSNTSNPDCGLFIRDCDTNTPKIQLIVGGSARSYEFVRFTWPDVIVIKDQLLPGKCEFLTNWSTLPSFPSFSLEIPPQNRTLYKCKRNRNVHNISRLPKSFESRSCNNNEYEIWYSHSQERLPADASKSCSIIQLPIGDDDWLEPFEFEVLVRWSEYCWKCHEGGGYCQRRNDCVKEKKRKWVIPLIAILSIGIGVLIVVIIYCLRRKFPYYWEKESVSHQNIEDFLRSFGPLSIRRYSYSDIKKITNFFKEKLGQGGYGGVYKGKRKWRGIH, from the exons ATGGCTTCTAGCTCGAAGTCGTCTGTTTTCTTTCTGCTCTCGTACCTCGTGCTGCTTTGCTCGGCTAAAGATGACATTATTGAAGGATGTACGAAGGAGTTTGATTGTGGAAGACCGGGCATGAAGTTCCGCTTCCCATTATTCTCCAATACCTCAAACCCAGATTGCGGCTTATTCATAAGAGATTGCGACACAAATACTCCGAAGATCCAACTTATAGTTGGGGGCAGTGCAAGATCATATGAATTTGTACGCTTCACGTGGCCAGACGTCATAGTTATCAAGGACCAACTGCTTCCCGGCAAATGCGAATTCCTAACCAATTGGAGTACTCTTCCCAGCTTTCCATCCTTCTCTCTTGAAATTCCCCCACAAAATCGGACCCTGTATAAATGCAAACGCAACCGCAATGTCCATAATATTTCTCGCCTAccaaaaagttttgaaagtcGTAGCTGCAATAATAATGAGTATGAAATCTGGTATAGTCATTCACAGGAGAGGCTTCCGGCCGATGCTTCTAAATCATGTTCAATTATTCAGCTCCCAATAGGCGATGATGACTGGTTAGAACCCTTTGAGTTCGAAGTTCTAGTGCGTTGGTCTGAATATTGTTGGAAGTGCCATGAAGGAGGTGGTTATTGTCAGCGTCGCAATGATTGTGTCAAAG agaagaaaaggaaatgggtGATACCATTAATAG CCATTTTATCTATTGGAATTGGGGTTCTGATCGTGGTTATAATCTACTGCTTGAGGAGAAAGTTTCCTTATTATTGGGAGAAGGAAAGTGTGTCTCATCAAAATATCGAGGACTTTCTAAGGAGCTTTGGACCTCTTTCTATAAGAAGATATAGTTATTCAGATATCAAGAAAATAAccaactttttcaaagaaaaattaggCCAAGGAGGCTATGGTGGTGTCTACAAGGgtaagagaaaatggagaggaatTCATTAA